In Streptomyces sp. NBC_01707, a genomic segment contains:
- a CDS encoding DUF2690 domain-containing protein, which translates to MPRWKALPEELDPQVREFAGQLRRLVDRSGLGIAAVADRTGYSKTSWERYLNGRLLAPKGAIVALADVTGTDQVYLTTMWELAERAWSRAEMRHDMTMEGIRIAQARAALGEFGPSPVGHDGSHRSAGAVSGTGIGTATDPGTGRDGRDRGRAPSVPMQRGTAPHVPQQSQALPGAGHADAYGPAAAGRPPQPQHAGGPRKPVDRRKATVFLAGVVGVLMVAAAALLLTGPDGHDNDRKDAATPSASPSPSAPLPDGVGCGGTDCTGKDPEDMGCGGRFARTAASVTVGGRLVEVRYSETCAAAWARITRAAPGDTVRIAAGGAAGQHGAVDAGTDMDAYTPMVAVKKAADARACATLASGTKECTDADG; encoded by the coding sequence ATGCCTCGTTGGAAGGCACTGCCGGAGGAACTCGACCCACAGGTGCGGGAGTTCGCCGGTCAGCTTCGCAGACTCGTCGATCGCAGTGGTCTGGGCATCGCCGCGGTCGCTGACCGCACGGGCTACAGCAAGACGTCGTGGGAGCGCTATCTGAACGGTCGGCTGCTCGCCCCCAAGGGGGCGATCGTCGCTCTCGCCGACGTCACGGGTACCGATCAGGTGTATCTGACGACCATGTGGGAGCTGGCGGAGCGGGCCTGGAGCCGCGCCGAGATGCGCCACGACATGACGATGGAGGGCATTCGGATCGCCCAGGCGCGTGCGGCGCTCGGCGAGTTCGGGCCGAGCCCGGTGGGACACGACGGGAGCCACCGCTCCGCCGGAGCCGTCAGCGGCACGGGCATCGGTACAGCCACGGACCCCGGCACAGGCCGGGACGGGCGCGACAGGGGCCGCGCACCGTCCGTACCGATGCAACGCGGGACCGCCCCGCACGTGCCGCAGCAGTCACAGGCGCTCCCGGGGGCCGGTCACGCAGACGCATACGGACCCGCTGCAGCGGGGCGGCCGCCGCAGCCACAACACGCCGGCGGTCCGCGGAAGCCGGTGGACCGCCGCAAGGCGACCGTGTTCCTGGCCGGCGTGGTGGGCGTGCTGATGGTGGCAGCCGCCGCCTTGCTCCTGACCGGCCCGGACGGTCACGACAACGACAGGAAGGACGCGGCCACCCCGTCGGCGTCGCCGAGCCCGAGCGCGCCCCTGCCGGACGGCGTCGGGTGCGGCGGCACCGACTGCACGGGGAAGGATCCGGAGGACATGGGGTGCGGCGGCAGGTTCGCCCGTACGGCCGCAAGCGTCACGGTCGGCGGACGTCTTGTCGAGGTGCGCTACAGCGAGACGTGTGCCGCGGCGTGGGCCCGGATCACCAGGGCCGCCCCGGGCGACACGGTCCGGATCGCCGCAGGCGGGGCCGCGGGTCAGCACGGCGCGGTGGACGCCGGCACGGACATGGACGCGTACACCCCCATGGTCGCCGTCAAGAAGGCCGCCGACGCCAGGGCCTGCGCGACGCTCGCGTCCGGGACGAAGGAGTGCACCGACGCCGACGGATGA
- a CDS encoding B12-binding domain-containing radical SAM protein → MRVTMILPALTEATSPLFRPIKYSLFPPLGLATLAGYLDPDDEVTLLDEHVERVDIESLDSPDLLVVQPYITSARRSYEIADHFRARGVHVAMGGLHVTSLPDEAAAHADTIFTGPGEDTWPLFLKEFRDGAPGRRYDSTLRTLAGLPPVRRDLIKRNLYLVPNSIVVSRGCPHHCDFCYKDAFFEGGKSFYTQAVDDALAEIERLPGRHLYFLDDHLLGNRRFAEALFDGMAGTGRLWQAAGTVKSVLQPDLLERAVDAGLRSLFVGFETVNSANLAERRKDQNIGKDYAAAVRRLHGAGVMVNASFVFGLDHDGPDVFDRTVEWAVEQGIETATFHIMTPYPSTGLWKQMEAEDRIVHRDWDLYDTRHVVHRPKGMTSRQLEDGYWRAYRDFYRWSNIWRGSAAQPGTHERLRHLAYAGGWKKFEPAWDALIRSRNVVRAMPALERTLAAFGGRQAHG, encoded by the coding sequence ATGCGCGTGACGATGATTCTTCCGGCCCTGACCGAGGCGACCAGCCCGCTCTTCCGGCCGATCAAGTACTCGCTCTTCCCACCGCTCGGCCTGGCGACCCTCGCCGGCTACCTGGACCCGGACGACGAGGTGACGCTCCTCGACGAGCACGTCGAACGGGTCGACATCGAGTCGCTCGACAGCCCCGATCTGCTGGTCGTCCAGCCGTACATCACCTCCGCCCGGCGCAGCTACGAGATAGCCGACCACTTCCGTGCCCGGGGCGTCCACGTCGCCATGGGCGGCCTCCATGTGACCTCGCTCCCGGACGAGGCGGCGGCGCACGCGGACACGATCTTCACCGGGCCGGGGGAGGACACCTGGCCGCTGTTCCTGAAGGAGTTCCGGGACGGTGCGCCGGGCCGTCGGTACGACTCCACACTGCGCACCCTGGCCGGACTGCCGCCCGTACGACGGGACCTGATCAAACGGAACCTGTATCTGGTGCCCAACTCGATCGTCGTCTCGCGCGGTTGCCCGCACCACTGCGACTTCTGCTACAAGGACGCGTTCTTCGAGGGCGGCAAGTCCTTCTACACCCAGGCCGTGGACGACGCTCTCGCCGAGATCGAGCGGCTGCCCGGCAGGCACCTGTACTTCCTCGACGATCATCTGCTCGGCAACCGGCGCTTCGCCGAGGCGCTCTTCGACGGGATGGCCGGAACGGGACGGCTCTGGCAGGCGGCCGGCACCGTGAAGTCCGTACTCCAGCCGGACCTGCTGGAGCGGGCCGTGGACGCGGGGCTGCGCAGCCTGTTCGTCGGCTTCGAGACCGTCAACAGCGCGAATCTCGCCGAACGCCGCAAGGACCAGAACATCGGCAAGGACTACGCGGCCGCCGTCCGCCGGCTCCATGGCGCCGGTGTCATGGTCAACGCCAGCTTTGTCTTCGGCCTCGACCACGACGGCCCGGACGTCTTCGACCGGACGGTGGAGTGGGCCGTCGAACAGGGCATCGAGACGGCCACCTTTCACATCATGACGCCGTATCCGTCCACCGGCCTGTGGAAGCAGATGGAGGCCGAGGACCGGATCGTCCACCGGGACTGGGATCTCTACGACACCCGCCATGTCGTCCACCGTCCGAAGGGAATGACCTCGCGTCAGCTGGAGGACGGTTATTGGCGTGCGTACCGCGACTTCTACCGTTGGTCGAACATCTGGCGCGGTTCGGCCGCACAGCCGGGCACGCACGAGCGGCTGAGGCACCTGGCGTACGCGGGCGGCTGGAAGAAGTTCGAACCCGCCTGGGACGCCCTGATCCGCTCCCGCAACGTGGTGCGGGCCATGCCGGCTCTGGAACGGACCCTGGCCGCGTTCGGGGGCAGACAGGCCCACGGCTAG
- a CDS encoding isocitrate lyase/phosphoenolpyruvate mutase family protein yields MTVSVFRHLHHSRTPGDPLVLPGPWDAASARVFADAGFPALATPSAGVAASLGYEDGATPVAEMFAAVARIARAVPVPVSADIEAGYGLPPKELVERLLDTGAVGCNLEDSADGVLEDPQRQADRLAEVRTVAGDQLFVNARVDTYVHGVPDGIDPETETIARARLYAAAGADCVYPIAAPPESLPRLAAAIPAPLNVFALPDGPTPRRLGELGATRITFGPGLQRQAMAAVRRIVDRLHAL; encoded by the coding sequence ATGACCGTCTCCGTCTTCCGTCACCTGCACCACAGCCGTACCCCCGGAGACCCGCTGGTCCTCCCCGGTCCGTGGGACGCCGCGAGCGCCCGTGTCTTCGCCGACGCCGGCTTCCCGGCGCTCGCCACGCCGAGCGCCGGGGTCGCGGCCTCGCTCGGGTACGAGGACGGGGCGACACCCGTCGCCGAGATGTTCGCGGCCGTGGCCCGGATCGCGCGCGCCGTTCCCGTACCCGTCTCGGCGGACATCGAGGCCGGTTACGGGCTGCCGCCGAAGGAACTCGTGGAGCGGCTCCTCGACACGGGTGCGGTCGGCTGCAACCTGGAGGACTCGGCCGACGGCGTCCTGGAGGACCCGCAACGGCAGGCGGACCGGCTGGCGGAGGTACGCACGGTCGCGGGCGACCAGCTCTTCGTCAACGCTCGCGTCGATACGTACGTGCACGGCGTCCCGGACGGCATCGACCCGGAGACGGAGACGATCGCCCGCGCCCGGCTGTACGCGGCAGCCGGTGCGGACTGCGTCTACCCGATCGCCGCCCCGCCCGAGTCCCTTCCGCGCCTGGCCGCCGCCATCCCGGCGCCGCTCAACGTCTTCGCCCTGCCGGACGGCCCGACCCCGCGCCGCCTCGGCGAACTGGGCGCCACCCGCATCACGTTCGGTCCAGGGCTGCAGCGCCAGGCCATGGCAGCCGTCCGCCGGATCGTCGACCGGTTGCACGCGCTGTAG
- a CDS encoding glutathionylspermidine synthase family protein, with protein MERRTTEPRPGWQEIVEEQGIVYPLTRYPDGSLRPYWDESAYYVFSLPEVEALEDVVEELHTMCLAAAAHIVEQDRFADLGITDRRLAALITESWRRRAELPSLYGRFDLRYDGTGPAKMLEYNADTPTSLVEAASAQWFWMEDRFPDADQWNSLHERLVAAWKRQAALLPPGPLHFAHSEGDELGEDLMTVAYLRETAEQAGIDTEALSVEKIGWDRLTGRFVDDRLRFIRSCFKLYPWEWLATDRFGPHVLDTLDNGGGTGTTCWIEPAWKMLLSNKALLAILWELYPGHPNLLASYLDGPRELAGDGNGGGGTGYVAKPLLGREGAGVTIHEPGTPVVIRDEPCCYQELAPLPDFDGNRVVLGAWVVEDESAGLGIRESAGLVTDEYARFLPHVIL; from the coding sequence ATGGAACGCCGCACCACCGAACCGCGCCCCGGCTGGCAGGAGATCGTCGAGGAGCAGGGGATCGTCTATCCGCTGACCCGCTACCCGGACGGATCGCTGCGCCCCTACTGGGACGAGAGCGCGTACTACGTCTTCTCGCTGCCCGAGGTCGAGGCGCTGGAGGACGTGGTCGAGGAACTGCACACGATGTGCCTGGCCGCGGCCGCGCACATCGTCGAGCAGGACCGCTTCGCCGACCTCGGCATCACCGACCGGCGACTGGCCGCTCTGATCACCGAGTCGTGGCGGCGCCGCGCCGAACTTCCGTCCCTGTACGGCCGGTTCGACCTGCGCTACGACGGAACAGGCCCGGCGAAGATGCTGGAGTACAACGCCGACACCCCCACTTCACTCGTGGAGGCGGCCAGTGCCCAGTGGTTCTGGATGGAGGACCGCTTCCCGGACGCCGACCAGTGGAACTCCCTTCATGAACGTCTCGTCGCGGCATGGAAGCGGCAGGCCGCGCTGCTGCCACCGGGACCGCTGCATTTCGCCCACTCCGAGGGGGACGAGCTCGGCGAGGACCTGATGACGGTCGCGTATCTCCGCGAGACCGCCGAACAGGCCGGCATCGACACGGAGGCGCTCTCCGTGGAAAAGATCGGCTGGGACCGGCTGACCGGACGGTTCGTCGACGATCGGCTCCGTTTCATCCGTAGCTGCTTCAAGCTCTACCCGTGGGAGTGGCTGGCGACCGATCGTTTCGGCCCCCACGTCCTGGACACCCTCGACAACGGCGGCGGCACGGGCACCACCTGCTGGATCGAGCCCGCCTGGAAGATGCTCCTCTCCAACAAGGCGCTGCTGGCCATCCTCTGGGAGCTCTATCCGGGTCACCCGAATCTGCTGGCCTCCTATCTCGACGGTCCTCGCGAACTGGCCGGGGACGGGAACGGAGGCGGTGGCACCGGCTATGTCGCCAAGCCGCTGCTCGGCCGTGAGGGTGCCGGCGTCACGATCCATGAGCCCGGAACTCCCGTGGTGATACGGGACGAGCCGTGCTGCTACCAGGAGCTGGCCCCGCTGCCGGACTTCGACGGCAACCGGGTCGTGCTGGGCGCCTGGGTCGTCGAGGACGAGTCCGCGGGGCTCGGCATCCGGGAATCGGCGGGGCTGGTGACGGACGAGTACGCGCGTTTCCTGCCCCACGTCATCCTGTAG
- a CDS encoding carboxymuconolactone decarboxylase family protein, producing MTTNDHNRPTSGYGPEHSPRMQWAELAPDVFKAMVRLEAASGKGLDPILAELVKIRSSQLNHCAFCLDMHTKDALAAGESIERIVQLSAWEESRHFYTEKEIAAIELTEAVTVLTDGFVPDDVYERAAKHFDEAELAQLIAAITVINAWNRFAVSTRMVPGHYAPSDRKH from the coding sequence ATGACGACGAACGATCACAACCGCCCGACCTCCGGCTACGGCCCCGAACACAGCCCCCGCATGCAGTGGGCCGAGCTCGCCCCCGATGTCTTCAAGGCCATGGTCCGGCTGGAGGCAGCATCCGGTAAGGGCCTGGACCCGATCCTCGCCGAGCTGGTGAAGATCCGTTCCTCGCAGCTCAACCACTGCGCGTTCTGCCTCGACATGCACACCAAGGACGCGCTCGCGGCGGGCGAGTCGATCGAGCGGATCGTCCAGCTCAGCGCGTGGGAGGAGTCGCGTCACTTCTACACGGAGAAGGAGATCGCGGCGATCGAGCTCACGGAGGCCGTGACGGTCCTGACCGACGGTTTCGTGCCGGATGACGTGTACGAGAGGGCCGCAAAGCACTTCGACGAGGCCGAGCTGGCCCAGCTGATCGCCGCCATCACGGTGATCAACGCCTGGAACCGGTTCGCCGTCTCCACTCGCATGGTCCCCGGCCACTACGCTCCCAGCGACAGGAAGCACTGA
- a CDS encoding bifunctional methylenetetrahydrofolate dehydrogenase/methenyltetrahydrofolate cyclohydrolase — protein sequence MTAQILDGKATAAAIKSDLTVRVAALKAQGITPGLGTLLVGDDPGSRWYVNGKHRDCAQVGIGSIQRELPDTATQEEIEDVVRELNDNPDCTGYIVQLPLPKGIDTNRVLELMDPAKDADGLHPMNLGRLVLNEAGPLPCTPQGVVQLLRHHDVEINGAHVVVVGRGVTIGRSIPLLLTRKSENATVTQCHTGTRDLAAQLKQADIIVAAAGSPHIIRPEYVKPGAAVLDVGVSRDEEGKIVGDVHPGVAEVAAWISPNPGGVGPMTRAQLLVNVVEAAERDAAAAASVSAD from the coding sequence ATGACTGCCCAGATTCTCGATGGCAAGGCCACCGCAGCCGCGATCAAGTCCGATCTGACCGTCCGCGTGGCGGCCCTCAAGGCGCAGGGCATCACCCCTGGCCTGGGAACCCTGCTCGTCGGGGACGACCCGGGCAGCAGGTGGTACGTGAACGGCAAGCACCGCGACTGCGCGCAGGTCGGCATCGGCTCCATCCAGCGCGAACTCCCCGACACCGCCACCCAGGAGGAGATCGAGGACGTCGTACGGGAGCTCAACGACAACCCCGACTGCACGGGATACATCGTGCAGCTTCCTCTCCCCAAGGGCATCGACACCAACCGTGTCCTGGAACTGATGGATCCGGCCAAGGACGCCGACGGTCTGCACCCGATGAACCTCGGCCGGCTCGTCCTCAACGAGGCGGGCCCGCTGCCGTGCACCCCGCAGGGCGTGGTCCAGCTGCTCCGCCACCACGACGTCGAGATCAACGGGGCGCACGTCGTGGTCGTCGGCCGCGGTGTCACCATCGGCCGCTCGATCCCGCTGCTGCTGACCCGTAAGTCCGAGAACGCCACCGTCACCCAGTGCCACACCGGCACGCGTGATCTCGCCGCGCAGCTCAAGCAGGCCGACATCATCGTCGCCGCCGCGGGTTCGCCGCACATCATCAGGCCCGAGTACGTGAAGCCGGGCGCGGCCGTGCTCGACGTCGGCGTCAGCCGGGACGAGGAGGGGAAGATCGTCGGCGATGTGCACCCCGGGGTGGCCGAGGTCGCCGCGTGGATCTCCCCGAACCCGGGCGGTGTCGGCCCGATGACCCGTGCCCAGCTGCTCGTCAACGTGGTGGAAGCGGCCGAGCGCGATGCGGCCGCCGCGGCTTCCGTCTCCGCCGACTGA
- a CDS encoding malate dehydrogenase — protein sequence MTRTPVNVTVTGAAGQIGYALLFRIASGHLLGPDVPVNLRLLEIPQGLKAAEGTAMELDDCAFPLLRNIEITDDANVGFAGANVALLVGARPRTKGMERGDLLSANGGIFKPQGKAINDNAADDIKVLVVGNPANTNALIAQAAAPDVPAERFTAMTRLDHNRAISQLAAKTGAAVSDIKKLTIWGNHSATQYPDIFHAEVAGKNAAELVNDEAWLADTFIPTVAKRGAAIIEARGASSAASAANAAIDHVYTWVNGTAPGDWTSMGIPSDGSYGVPEGLISSFPVTTKDGKYEIVQGLDINEFSRTRIDASVQELAEERDAVRELGLI from the coding sequence ATGACCCGCACTCCCGTGAATGTCACCGTGACCGGCGCAGCCGGCCAGATCGGCTACGCGCTGCTCTTCCGCATCGCCTCCGGCCACCTGCTCGGCCCGGACGTGCCGGTCAACCTGCGTCTCCTGGAGATCCCGCAGGGTCTGAAGGCCGCCGAGGGCACCGCGATGGAGCTCGACGACTGCGCCTTCCCGCTGCTGCGCAACATCGAGATCACGGACGACGCCAACGTCGGCTTCGCCGGTGCGAACGTCGCCCTGCTCGTCGGCGCCCGCCCCCGTACGAAGGGCATGGAGCGCGGCGACCTGCTCTCCGCCAACGGCGGCATCTTCAAGCCGCAGGGCAAGGCGATCAACGACAACGCCGCGGACGACATCAAGGTCCTCGTCGTCGGCAACCCGGCCAACACCAACGCGCTCATCGCGCAGGCCGCCGCCCCGGACGTACCGGCCGAGCGCTTCACCGCGATGACCCGCCTGGACCACAACCGCGCGATCTCGCAGCTGGCCGCCAAGACCGGCGCCGCCGTCTCCGACATCAAGAAGCTGACGATCTGGGGCAACCACTCGGCGACCCAGTACCCGGACATCTTCCACGCGGAGGTGGCCGGCAAGAACGCCGCCGAGCTCGTCAACGACGAGGCGTGGCTGGCCGACACCTTCATCCCGACCGTCGCCAAGCGCGGCGCGGCGATCATCGAGGCCCGTGGCGCGTCCTCGGCCGCCTCGGCCGCCAACGCCGCCATCGACCACGTGTACACCTGGGTCAACGGCACCGCCCCCGGCGACTGGACCTCGATGGGCATCCCGTCGGACGGCTCCTACGGTGTGCCCGAGGGCCTCATCTCGTCCTTCCCGGTCACCACGAAGGACGGCAAGTACGAGATCGTCCAGGGCCTGGACATCAACGAGTTCTCCCGCACGCGTATCGACGCGTCGGTGCAGGAGCTCGCCGAGGAGCGCGACGCGGTTCGCGAGCTCGGTCTGATCTGA
- a CDS encoding PLP-dependent aminotransferase family protein, translated as MMDPWATFGADLHIDPAGAAGLRAGLMNALREAVRTGRLTPGTRLPSSRTLAADLGIARNTVADAYAELVAEGWLTARQGSGTRVAQRAEPRRPAAAARRSRPVRRRPAYTLMPGSPDLSTFPRADWLKAARRALTAAPNEAFGYGDPRGRIELRTALAGYLARARGVYAAPERIVICSGFLHGLMLMGKVLRKRRVREVAVESYGLDAHWNQLADAGLRTPCLPLDGLGSRTGELIGMRGVGAVLMTPAHQFPTGVSLHPDRRAAAVDWARGAGGLILEDDYDGEFRYDRQPVGALQGLDPERVVYMGTASKSLAPGLRLAWMVLPQELVKDVAEVKGEIDWMSSTLDQLTLAEFIESGAYDRHVRSMRLRYRRRRDQLVAALAEQAPGLRISGIAAGLHAVLELPDGGERSVIQAAAFQGLALEGMARFRHADAEAGTDALVISYGAPTDSAWAGALEALCRALSQ; from the coding sequence ATGATGGATCCGTGGGCCACTTTCGGGGCCGACCTGCACATCGACCCGGCGGGCGCGGCGGGGCTGCGGGCCGGGCTGATGAACGCGCTGCGAGAGGCCGTACGGACCGGGCGGCTGACGCCCGGGACCCGGCTGCCGTCGTCCCGCACGCTCGCCGCCGACCTGGGGATCGCCCGGAACACCGTGGCGGACGCCTACGCCGAGCTGGTCGCCGAGGGCTGGCTCACCGCCCGGCAGGGTTCGGGCACCCGGGTCGCGCAACGGGCCGAGCCGCGTCGACCGGCTGCGGCGGCCCGGCGCTCCCGGCCGGTGCGGCGCCGGCCCGCCTACACCCTGATGCCCGGCTCGCCCGATCTGTCGACGTTCCCGCGCGCCGACTGGCTCAAGGCGGCCCGGCGTGCCCTGACCGCCGCGCCCAACGAGGCCTTCGGGTACGGCGATCCGCGCGGGCGCATCGAGCTGCGCACCGCACTGGCCGGCTATCTGGCGCGGGCCCGCGGGGTGTACGCGGCCCCGGAGCGGATCGTGATCTGTTCCGGCTTCCTCCACGGGCTGATGCTGATGGGGAAGGTGTTGCGGAAGCGGCGGGTGCGGGAGGTGGCTGTCGAGTCGTACGGACTGGATGCGCACTGGAACCAGCTAGCGGACGCTGGCCTGCGCACGCCCTGCCTGCCGCTCGACGGACTCGGCTCCCGGACCGGGGAGCTGATCGGGATGCGAGGGGTGGGCGCGGTGCTGATGACCCCCGCGCATCAGTTCCCCACAGGGGTGTCGCTCCATCCCGACCGGCGGGCCGCAGCCGTCGACTGGGCACGGGGTGCGGGCGGTCTGATCCTGGAGGACGACTACGACGGCGAGTTCCGCTACGACAGGCAGCCGGTCGGCGCGCTTCAGGGCCTCGACCCGGAACGGGTCGTCTACATGGGGACGGCCAGCAAGTCCTTGGCGCCGGGGCTTCGACTGGCCTGGATGGTGCTGCCGCAGGAACTCGTGAAGGACGTGGCCGAGGTGAAGGGCGAGATCGACTGGATGTCGAGCACCCTGGACCAGCTGACGCTCGCGGAGTTCATCGAGTCCGGTGCGTACGACCGTCATGTGCGCTCGATGAGGCTGCGCTACCGACGGCGCCGCGACCAGCTCGTCGCGGCGCTGGCCGAACAAGCCCCAGGGCTGCGGATCAGTGGGATCGCCGCCGGTCTGCACGCCGTCCTCGAACTCCCTGACGGCGGCGAGCGATCGGTGATCCAGGCCGCGGCCTTCCAGGGGCTGGCCCTGGAAGGCATGGCCCGGTTCCGGCATGCGGACGCGGAGGCAGGAACCGACGCACTGGTCATCAGCTACGGCGCCCCGACCGACAGCGCCTGGGCAGGCGCCCTGGAAGCGCTCTGCCGGGCGCTGTCGCAGTAG
- a CDS encoding DUF3017 domain-containing protein, which translates to MGAGTSPADPAAAADRAIPVPPGGVARGADERAEDVPGEGVSAAGEGPGAARPDAGPAGEEATDAEAADGETAAEATAEDAGAGSGGSDAADGEPAPGDGPGVEPRPSRRFPSFTRDTARPEGGGRAASGDAPAPARQWPLLAVLCTAGIGLLIVAVNPFAQAFRIGTILIGVALIGGAVLRCVVPSVGMLAVRSRFTDLVTYGLLGVLIVLLALVAQPKPWLDVPFLEHAVRFTIR; encoded by the coding sequence ATGGGTGCTGGTACGAGTCCGGCCGACCCGGCCGCCGCGGCGGACCGGGCGATTCCGGTGCCGCCGGGCGGAGTCGCGCGCGGTGCGGATGAGCGTGCCGAGGACGTGCCGGGCGAGGGTGTGAGCGCTGCGGGCGAGGGTCCCGGTGCCGCGCGCCCGGACGCCGGGCCCGCGGGCGAAGAGGCTACGGATGCCGAAGCCGCGGATGGCGAGACCGCTGCAGAGGCGACGGCCGAGGACGCGGGCGCCGGCTCCGGCGGCAGCGATGCCGCCGACGGCGAACCCGCACCCGGCGATGGCCCGGGTGTCGAGCCCCGCCCGTCGCGACGGTTCCCCTCGTTCACCCGGGACACCGCGCGCCCCGAGGGCGGCGGCAGGGCGGCGTCCGGGGACGCGCCCGCCCCGGCCCGCCAGTGGCCGCTGCTCGCCGTGCTCTGCACGGCCGGGATCGGCCTGCTGATCGTCGCCGTCAACCCGTTCGCCCAGGCCTTCAGGATCGGCACGATACTGATCGGCGTCGCCCTCATCGGTGGAGCCGTGCTGCGCTGCGTGGTTCCCTCGGTGGGCATGCTGGCGGTCCGTTCCCGGTTCACCGACCTGGTGACGTACGGACTGCTCGGCGTTCTGATCGTGCTGCTCGCACTCGTGGCACAGCCCAAGCCGTGGCTGGACGTACCGTTCCTGGAGCACGCGGTCCGCTTCACGATCCGCTGA
- the rocD gene encoding ornithine--oxo-acid transaminase: protein MSTTETAIASAEAHSAHNYHPLPVVVASAEGAWMTDVEGRRYLDMLAGYSALNFGHGNRRLIEAAKAQLDRVTLTSRAFHHDRFADFCTQLAELCGMEMVLPMNTGAEAVETAVKTARKWGYRVKGVPDGMAKIIVASNNFHGRTTTIISFSTDQEARTDFGPYTPGFEIVPYGDLTALRAAMTDNTVAVLMEPIQGEAGVLVPPPGYLPRVRELTRERDVLFIADEIQSGLGRTGRTFACEHEGVVPDMYVLGKALGGGVVPVSAVVSSAAVLGVYRPGEHGSTFGGNPLACAVALEVIAMLRTGEFQQRAAELGDHLHQELGLLVGGGAVETVRGRGLWAGIDIAPGHGTGREISEKLMDRRVLVKDTHGSTIRIAPPLVISKEDLDWGLEQLREVLRG, encoded by the coding sequence GTGTCGACCACGGAAACCGCCATCGCCTCCGCCGAGGCGCACAGCGCGCACAACTACCATCCGCTGCCGGTCGTCGTCGCCTCGGCGGAAGGCGCCTGGATGACCGATGTCGAAGGGCGGCGCTACCTCGACATGCTCGCGGGCTACTCGGCGCTCAACTTCGGCCATGGCAACCGACGCCTGATCGAGGCGGCCAAGGCACAGCTGGACCGGGTGACCCTGACCTCGCGCGCCTTCCATCACGACCGGTTCGCCGACTTCTGTACGCAGCTCGCCGAGTTGTGCGGCATGGAGATGGTGCTGCCCATGAACACCGGGGCGGAGGCCGTGGAGACCGCGGTGAAGACCGCCCGCAAGTGGGGTTACCGGGTGAAGGGCGTCCCGGACGGCATGGCGAAGATCATCGTTGCGTCGAACAACTTCCACGGCCGGACGACGACCATCATCAGCTTCTCCACCGACCAGGAGGCGCGGACGGACTTCGGCCCGTACACGCCGGGGTTCGAGATCGTGCCGTACGGGGACCTGACCGCGCTGCGTGCGGCGATGACGGACAACACCGTGGCGGTGCTGATGGAGCCGATCCAGGGCGAGGCCGGGGTACTGGTGCCGCCGCCCGGCTACCTCCCACGGGTGCGCGAGCTGACCCGCGAGCGGGATGTGCTCTTCATCGCGGACGAGATCCAGTCGGGTCTGGGCCGGACGGGCAGGACCTTCGCCTGCGAGCACGAGGGTGTCGTGCCGGACATGTATGTGCTCGGCAAGGCACTGGGCGGTGGCGTGGTGCCGGTGTCGGCCGTGGTCTCGTCGGCCGCGGTGCTCGGGGTGTACCGGCCGGGTGAACACGGCTCGACGTTCGGCGGCAACCCTCTCGCCTGTGCGGTCGCGCTGGAGGTCATCGCGATGCTGCGCACCGGTGAGTTCCAGCAGCGGGCCGCCGAGTTGGGCGACCACCTCCACCAGGAGCTGGGGCTGCTGGTGGGTGGCGGCGCGGTGGAGACGGTGCGCGGCCGCGGGCTGTGGGCGGGAATCGACATCGCCCCGGGTCACGGCACGGGCCGGGAGATCTCCGAGAAGCTGATGGACCGCCGGGTGCTGGTCAAGGACACCCACGGTTCGACGATCCGGATCGCCCCGCCCCTGGTGATCAGCAAGGAGGACCTGGACTGGGGCCTGGAGCAACTGCGGGAGGTACTGCGCGGCTGA